A window of the Urocitellus parryii isolate mUroPar1 chromosome Y, mUroPar1.hap1, whole genome shotgun sequence genome harbors these coding sequences:
- the LOC144251094 gene encoding LOW QUALITY PROTEIN: zinc finger protein 385B-like (The sequence of the model RefSeq protein was modified relative to this genomic sequence to represent the inferred CDS: inserted 2 bases in 1 codon): protein MNMAAFLRGFEERGIKTDRPEDQLSKEKKKILFSFCEVCNIQLNSAAQAQVHYNGKSHRKRVKQLSDGQPPLPAQSSGTLLASPSPNTSTGSTCHTTTLPALVRTPTLMMQPSLDIKPFMSFPVDGSSAVGLFPNFNTMDPVQKAVINYTFGVSIPPKKKQVISCNVCQXFNSDSQAEAHYKGSKHAKKVKALEATENKPKMVSSKDSTKANPSCSITPITGNSSDKSEDKGKLKANSSSQPSCSESGSFLLKSGTTALPPGTATSPSKSTNGAPGSVAESEEEKAKKLLYCSLCKVAVNSLSQLEAHNTGSKHKTMVEARNGAGPIKSYPRPRSRLKMQNGNKGSGLQNKTFHCEICDVHVNSEIQLKQHISSRRHKDLFAGKPMKPKYSPYNKLQQSPSILTAKLAFQKDMMKPLAPAFLSSSLAAAAAVSSALSLPPQPSASLFQAPAIPPALLRPGHGPICATPASILFAPY, encoded by the exons ATGAATATGGCAGCTTTTCTACGGGGCTTTGAAGAAAGGGGGATTAAGACCGACAGGCCTGAGGACCAgttaagtaaagagaaaaagaaaattctgttctcCTTCTGTGAGGTGTGCAACATCCAGCTGAActctgcagcccaggcccaggtccaTTACAACGGCAAATCCCATCGCAAACGAGTGAAGCAGCTGAGCGATGGGCAGCCCCCGCTTCCAGCCCAGAGCTCGGGGACACTGctggccagccccagccccaacaccagCACAGGCAGTACATGCCATACTACTACCCTTCCTGCTCTTGTGCGCACTCCTACTCTGATGATGCAGCCTTCACTGGATATCAAACCATTTATGTCTTTTCCAGTGGATGGTAGTTCGGCTGTTGGGCTCTTTCCAAATTTTAACACAATGGATCCTGTGCAAAAGGCAGTCATTAACTACACATTTGGAGTATCCATTCCCCCAAAGAAGAAACAAGTTATTTCTTGTAATGTCTGTCA CTTTAACTCAGATAGCCAGGCCGAGGCCCACTACAAAGGAAGTAAACATGCCAAGAAGGTCAAAGCACTAGAGGCAACGGAAAATAAACCCAAAATGGTTTCTTCCAAGGACAGCACAAAggctaatcccagctgctccatcACTCCAATCACAGGCAACAGCTCTGACAAATCAGAAGATAAAGGAAAGCTGAAAGCCAATAGTTCCAGTCAGCCATCATGCTCTGAAAGTGGCTCATTTCTCCTCAAATCTGGCACAACTGCCCTGCCACCTGGGACAGCCACTTCGCCCTCCAAAAGCACAAATGGAGCACCAGGGTCTGTTGCTGAATCCGAAGAAGAGAAAGCCAAAAAATTGCTTTATTGTTCACTATGCAAAGTGGCTGTGAACTCCCTGTCACAGCTAGAGGCACACAACACAGGATCTAAACACAAGACCATGGTTGAGGCTCGTAATGGAGCTGGTCCAATTAAGTCCTATCCTAGACCTAGATCAAGATTAAAGATGCAGAATGGCAATAAGGGGTCAGGACTACAGAACAAGACATTTCATTGTGAAATCTGTGATGTTCATGTTAACTCAGAAATTCAACTCAAACAGCACATTTCTAGCCGGAGGCATAAAGACCTATTTGCAGGGAAGCCAATGAAGCCGAAATACAGCCCGTACAACAAACTCCAGCAGAGCCCAAGCATTTTAACAGCAAAACTTGCATTCCAGAAAGATATGATGAAACCTTTGGCCCCAGCCTTCCTGTCCTCATCCCTGGCAGCAGCAGCGGCTGTGTCCTCTGCACTGTCACTGCCACCCCAGCCATCTGCCTCGCTCTTCCAGGCTCCAGCCATCCCTCCAGCTCTCCTGAGGCCAGGGCACGGGCCCATCTGTGCCACTCCGGCCTCCATCCTGTTTGCCCCATACTGA